A genomic window from Blastococcus saxobsidens DD2 includes:
- the dnaB gene encoding replicative DNA helicase: MRARPQGDGGTPVAVADEFSRPSPTAPEYDRQPPQDVAAEQSVLGGMLLSKDAIADVVEVLHGNDFYRPAHQVIFDCILDLYGRGEPADAITVAADLNRTDQLSKMGGAVYLHTLIASTPTAANAGYYAAIVAEQAVLRRLVEAGTRVVQLGYGAAGGKGDVDDIVDRAQQEIYDVTEKRMSEDYSRLEDVLQPTMDELDAIASRGGTARGVPTGIRDLDELTNGLQAGQMVVIAARPGVGKALALDTPVATPSGWTTMGEIRVGDQVMGSDGRPTTVVAATDVMTDRPCYEVHFSDGSVIVADAQHQWLTETRASRKSAQAAATGYNGYRNQRTFAEVRTTEEIARTVRCATKDARLNHSVTNAEPLDLSPADLPLPPYALGVWLGDGTSVSAHFTSADPEIAVYIESDGLVAQATGTYRRYALRLPARITADSRTCPLCGEHFLPRTSQVQTCGDRCGAGLRASGGWGRQATCADCGGPSSGLVQCRTCRAFHGTVTALLRGLGVLGDKHIPVRYLRASIAQRRALLAGLLDTDGTVAPNGVVQFAVTSRRLAEDTRELIASLGHRVRMTTQRVRGRSEESSTCYTLSFSTDDEVFRLERKKLLHKERGARTFTARGVRFITDVRPIDSVPVRCIQVDAPDSLFLAGRSFIPTHNSTLGLDIARSATVKHQMPAVIFSLEMSKHEITMRLLSAEAKVPLHHMRAGTLSDEDWAKLARRMGEVADAPLYIDDSPNMTMMEIRAKARRLKQRNDLKLVVIDYLQLMTSGKRVESRQQEVSEFSRALKLLAKELEVPVIAMSQLNRGSEQRQDKKPMLSDLRESGSIEQDADMVMMIHREDMYEKESPRAGEADIMLVKHRNGPTANVTVAFQGHYSRFVDMAN; encoded by the coding sequence ATGCGAGCGCGCCCGCAAGGAGATGGAGGTACCCCCGTGGCGGTGGCCGACGAGTTCAGCCGACCGTCCCCGACGGCGCCGGAGTACGACCGGCAGCCGCCGCAGGACGTCGCGGCGGAGCAGTCGGTGCTCGGCGGCATGCTGCTGAGCAAGGACGCGATCGCCGACGTCGTGGAGGTCTTGCACGGCAACGACTTCTACCGGCCCGCGCACCAGGTGATCTTCGACTGCATCCTCGACCTCTACGGGCGGGGTGAGCCGGCGGACGCGATCACCGTGGCCGCGGATCTCAACCGCACCGACCAGCTGTCGAAGATGGGCGGCGCGGTCTACCTGCACACGCTGATCGCCTCGACGCCGACGGCGGCCAACGCCGGCTACTACGCGGCGATCGTCGCCGAGCAGGCGGTGCTGCGCCGCCTGGTCGAGGCCGGCACCCGCGTGGTGCAGCTCGGGTACGGCGCCGCCGGCGGCAAGGGCGACGTCGACGACATCGTCGACCGCGCCCAGCAGGAGATCTACGACGTCACCGAGAAGCGAATGAGCGAGGACTACTCGCGCCTCGAGGACGTCCTGCAGCCCACGATGGACGAGCTGGACGCCATCGCGTCCCGCGGCGGCACCGCCCGCGGTGTGCCCACCGGCATCCGCGACCTGGACGAGCTGACCAACGGCCTGCAGGCCGGCCAGATGGTCGTCATCGCGGCCCGGCCCGGTGTCGGGAAGGCCCTCGCGCTCGACACTCCGGTCGCCACGCCGTCCGGCTGGACGACGATGGGCGAGATCCGAGTCGGTGACCAGGTCATGGGGTCCGACGGCCGCCCGACCACGGTCGTCGCTGCCACGGACGTCATGACCGACCGGCCCTGTTACGAGGTGCACTTCTCCGACGGTTCGGTGATCGTCGCCGACGCCCAGCACCAGTGGCTGACCGAGACCCGGGCCAGCCGGAAGTCCGCCCAGGCGGCGGCTACCGGCTACAACGGCTACCGGAACCAGCGGACGTTCGCGGAGGTGCGGACCACCGAGGAGATCGCGCGCACGGTTCGCTGCGCCACCAAGGACGCCCGGCTCAACCACTCGGTGACGAATGCCGAGCCGCTCGATCTGTCGCCCGCCGATCTGCCGTTGCCTCCCTACGCGCTCGGTGTGTGGCTCGGCGACGGCACGTCCGTATCGGCGCACTTCACCAGTGCGGACCCCGAGATCGCCGTCTACATCGAGAGTGATGGCCTGGTCGCGCAGGCGACGGGGACGTATCGCCGGTACGCGTTGCGGCTGCCTGCCCGGATCACGGCCGACTCGCGAACCTGTCCCTTGTGCGGCGAGCACTTCCTGCCGCGGACGTCGCAGGTGCAGACCTGCGGCGACAGGTGCGGGGCCGGTCTGCGCGCCAGCGGCGGTTGGGGGCGCCAGGCGACCTGCGCCGACTGCGGCGGGCCGTCCTCGGGGCTCGTGCAGTGCAGGACGTGCCGGGCCTTCCACGGCACCGTCACGGCCCTACTGCGTGGTCTGGGAGTGCTGGGCGACAAGCACATCCCCGTCCGATACCTGCGGGCGTCGATCGCGCAGCGGAGGGCGCTGCTCGCCGGGCTGCTGGACACCGACGGCACGGTCGCTCCCAACGGCGTCGTGCAGTTCGCGGTCACCAGCCGGCGACTGGCCGAGGACACGCGGGAACTCATCGCGAGTCTCGGCCACCGGGTGCGCATGACTACCCAGCGTGTCCGTGGCCGCAGCGAGGAATCGTCGACCTGCTACACGCTGAGCTTCAGCACGGACGACGAGGTGTTCCGGCTGGAGCGCAAGAAGCTGCTCCACAAGGAGCGAGGTGCGCGCACCTTCACGGCGCGCGGGGTCAGGTTCATCACCGACGTCCGGCCGATCGACAGCGTGCCGGTGCGGTGCATCCAGGTCGATGCCCCGGATTCGCTGTTCCTGGCGGGGCGGAGCTTCATCCCCACCCACAACTCCACGCTGGGACTGGACATCGCGCGGTCGGCCACGGTGAAGCACCAGATGCCGGCCGTCATCTTCTCGCTAGAAATGAGCAAGCACGAGATCACCATGCGTCTGCTCTCGGCCGAGGCGAAGGTGCCGCTGCACCACATGCGCGCCGGTACCTTGTCCGACGAGGACTGGGCGAAGTTGGCCCGCCGGATGGGCGAGGTGGCCGACGCGCCGCTCTACATCGACGACTCGCCGAACATGACCATGATGGAGATCCGGGCCAAGGCTCGGCGGCTCAAGCAACGCAACGACCTCAAGCTCGTGGTCATCGACTACCTCCAGCTGATGACGTCGGGGAAGCGCGTCGAGAGCCGCCAGCAGGAGGTCTCGGAATTCTCCCGTGCATTGAAGCTTCTCGCCAAGGAATTGGAAGTTCCGGTCATTGCGATGAGTCAGCTTAATCGTGGCTCAGAACAGCGACAGGACAAAAAGCCAATGCTTTCCGACCTTCGCGAATCGGGTTCGATCGAACAAGATGCCGATATGG